One Myxococcaceae bacterium JPH2 DNA window includes the following coding sequences:
- a CDS encoding alpha/beta hydrolase, whose protein sequence is MPTISATDGTSIHYRVIGEGPRVVVLVHGWMVSGAVWDAMVERLETTGLRLVIPDLRGTGGSGRPATGHTLAQHAQDVLAVVDHVGAKRFTVVGHSMGGQVAQWIAATVADRVDGLVCLNSVPAAGLPLPADAAGLFRTSAGDRGKQQTILGLACRQLSPEALEALLKDSATVSAAAIEQGFDAWTAGGFAEKLANISAPTLVVATDDAFLPAPFLKQAVVAPIRRARLTYLPGPGHYPQVERPAEIAALLGAYLAGSAQA, encoded by the coding sequence ATGCCCACGATTTCCGCGACTGACGGAACGTCCATTCACTATCGCGTCATCGGCGAGGGGCCTCGCGTGGTGGTGCTGGTGCACGGGTGGATGGTGTCGGGCGCGGTCTGGGACGCGATGGTGGAGCGCCTGGAGACGACGGGGCTGCGGCTGGTGATTCCGGACCTGCGCGGCACGGGCGGCTCGGGGCGGCCCGCCACGGGGCACACGCTGGCGCAGCATGCGCAGGACGTGCTCGCGGTGGTGGACCACGTGGGCGCGAAGCGCTTCACGGTGGTGGGCCACAGCATGGGTGGTCAGGTCGCGCAGTGGATCGCCGCCACGGTGGCGGACCGCGTGGACGGGCTGGTGTGCTTGAACTCGGTGCCGGCGGCGGGGCTGCCGCTGCCCGCGGACGCGGCGGGCCTGTTCCGCACCTCGGCGGGCGATCGCGGCAAGCAGCAGACCATCCTGGGGTTGGCGTGCCGTCAGCTGTCGCCCGAGGCATTGGAGGCGCTGCTCAAGGACTCGGCGACGGTGTCCGCGGCCGCCATCGAGCAGGGCTTCGATGCCTGGACGGCGGGTGGCTTCGCCGAGAAGCTCGCGAACATCTCCGCGCCCACGCTGGTGGTGGCCACGGATGACGCGTTCCTTCCGGCGCCCTTTCTCAAGCAGGCGGTGGTGGCGCCCATTCGTCGCGCGCGCCTGACGTACCTGCCGGGACCGGGGCACTACCCGCAGGTGGAGCGTCCGGCGGAAATCGCGGCCCTGTTGGGGGCGTATCTGGCAGGGAGCGCGCAGGCGTAG
- a CDS encoding VOC family protein, with product MAKAIPEGFHSITPYLSLRDASKGIEFYKNALGAKELYRLPTPDGKVAHAELQVGDSRVMLAEENPTWGNTSAKALGGTPVMLCLYTENVDALADRFVKAGGKVVRPVENMFYGDRSGTFEDPEGYRWTLSQHVEDVAPEEMKTRMAKMMKGG from the coding sequence ATGGCCAAGGCGATTCCCGAGGGATTCCACTCCATCACGCCGTACCTGTCGCTGCGCGATGCCTCGAAGGGCATCGAGTTCTACAAGAACGCGCTGGGCGCGAAGGAGCTGTACCGGCTGCCCACGCCCGACGGGAAGGTGGCGCACGCGGAGCTGCAGGTGGGCGACTCGCGGGTCATGCTCGCCGAGGAGAACCCCACCTGGGGCAACACGAGCGCGAAGGCCCTGGGCGGCACGCCCGTCATGTTGTGTCTCTACACGGAGAACGTGGACGCGCTCGCGGACCGCTTCGTGAAGGCGGGCGGCAAGGTGGTGCGCCCGGTGGAGAACATGTTCTACGGCGACCGGTCCGGCACGTTCGAGGACCCCGAGGGCTACCGCTGGACACTGTCCCAGCACGTCGAGGACGTGGCGCCCGAGGAGATGAAGACGCGCATGGCCAAGATGATGAAGGGCGGGTAG
- a CDS encoding carboxypeptidase regulatory-like domain-containing protein has translation MRRWTVAVVVALVGLVLALGLLVHRAPRKTKPHDDAAQSQTSAPRTAPTVLVPTDTRPSQGTAHIRGIVFDERGPVAGARVLATRAEPGETLSERTCEPPPDPEQDAEQVFEKTPVPCSQTSHRAFIDLVRLREGEAPVYAETVSAPGGTFTLEGLPDGIFTLWAESARGATVRFGVFTGTEGLELHLGGASNVAGVVWEEDSFTPIPHARVTAVSDKDTRFFDAVADKEGRFQLGPLPDEVNILVVVHADGWNPAIVPLPIIENSLYPVRLSRPRVLHGRVEERGVPVAGAKVHLELQGDGMGAETMNTTSDEQGRFVFESLPIDAYEVTARHAKSRGRALGSLSEPQPAEVVISLVDMLFAEGSVRDDTGKPVTGATVALTLENGPYLRVERQVHEDGHFRVGPLEPGTYTVRASAPGYLSYHDGTLSLAADTKPLELVLQRASLIEGQVLDGAKQPVASVTIEACLMGPRTLSAIDTLTCERGMSDSDGHFEVEISKPGEYRVEAQSEQHLSVPVTVRGPAQGVLVTVRRGARISGDVLDAKDQPQESASISLWENSPSDEPVPFPVRTVTADAQGHFTLQGLPAGHYVVEATQTEGGVERTATQNLDLSDDAEAQVTVRFEAGWSLAGVVVDGAGHPIPDARLRATVAQNVLPSWKQGIVSTGYRGVAMPLGARTGPDGRFVLRQLMADAYDLEVLKSDFVCRDANPCQRVERGQPEARVVMERVAQVRGRVEGPDGAPLTQFWVNTQSFANKTGTFSLPINETGTVPFTITVPKLAPLFRSVEVRRGEDVDLGTLRMEHGRTLSGRVVDAETSQPLEVGLLISALSSDPDYPQQHRLHHSSADGTFRLEHISTSPFALKIDEHRAGYLPKELVITSDIEQLTVRMERGARLEVDVRDAHGQPLPATVELNGGDLGDRRIGPEDPKVVTGLPPGAYVVRADAESHAHIPSQTVTVPATGKVSITLTEQVREGGATLKVHVMDRNVEQLLWVPGIVPFPLTMPVIDQVFDQGTRPDAWEPMDIAVFHHLPPGPSTLVFTYSWGDTSLFAKEDINLPAEGTVTREVRPKWTEVQNP, from the coding sequence ATGCGAAGGTGGACGGTGGCGGTGGTGGTGGCGCTCGTAGGGCTCGTGCTCGCGTTGGGTCTGCTCGTGCATCGAGCACCGCGCAAGACCAAGCCTCACGACGACGCGGCGCAATCCCAGACATCGGCGCCGCGCACGGCACCGACAGTCCTCGTCCCCACAGACACGCGCCCGAGCCAGGGCACCGCGCACATCCGCGGCATCGTGTTCGACGAGCGAGGTCCCGTGGCCGGCGCGCGAGTCCTCGCCACCCGCGCTGAACCGGGCGAGACGCTGTCCGAGCGCACGTGCGAGCCACCTCCGGATCCGGAGCAAGACGCGGAGCAAGTCTTCGAGAAGACGCCGGTGCCCTGCAGCCAGACGTCTCACCGCGCATTCATCGACCTGGTGCGCCTGCGCGAGGGCGAAGCACCCGTGTACGCGGAGACGGTCTCCGCCCCAGGCGGCACGTTCACGCTCGAAGGGCTCCCGGATGGCATCTTCACGCTCTGGGCCGAGAGCGCGCGCGGCGCCACGGTGCGCTTCGGAGTCTTCACGGGCACGGAGGGATTGGAGTTGCACCTCGGTGGCGCGAGCAACGTGGCGGGGGTCGTGTGGGAAGAGGACTCCTTCACCCCCATTCCCCATGCCCGGGTGACCGCCGTCTCTGACAAAGACACACGCTTCTTCGACGCGGTCGCGGACAAGGAAGGGCGGTTCCAGCTCGGCCCTCTGCCTGACGAGGTGAACATCCTGGTGGTCGTCCACGCCGACGGGTGGAACCCAGCGATCGTCCCACTCCCCATCATCGAGAACTCGCTCTACCCCGTGCGCCTCTCCCGCCCCCGCGTGCTTCACGGTCGCGTGGAGGAGCGCGGAGTGCCCGTCGCCGGGGCCAAGGTCCACCTCGAACTCCAAGGCGACGGCATGGGCGCCGAAACAATGAACACCACCTCGGACGAGCAAGGACGCTTCGTATTCGAGTCGCTGCCCATCGATGCCTACGAGGTCACCGCGAGGCATGCGAAGAGCAGGGGCCGCGCGCTCGGCAGTCTGTCGGAGCCTCAACCCGCCGAGGTGGTGATCTCGCTGGTCGATATGCTCTTCGCGGAGGGCTCGGTGCGCGACGACACCGGGAAGCCCGTGACGGGCGCGACCGTGGCCCTGACCCTGGAGAACGGTCCCTATCTTCGAGTCGAGCGGCAGGTCCACGAAGACGGACACTTCCGCGTCGGCCCCCTGGAACCCGGGACGTACACCGTCAGGGCCAGCGCGCCGGGATATCTCTCGTATCACGACGGGACGTTGAGTCTCGCCGCGGACACGAAGCCGCTCGAACTCGTCCTCCAGCGAGCGAGCCTCATCGAAGGACAGGTGCTCGATGGCGCGAAGCAGCCGGTCGCATCCGTCACCATCGAGGCGTGCCTGATGGGTCCCCGGACGCTCTCCGCGATCGACACGCTGACGTGCGAGCGGGGCATGTCCGATTCGGACGGACACTTCGAGGTGGAGATCTCCAAGCCCGGCGAATACCGCGTCGAGGCCCAAAGCGAGCAGCACCTAAGCGTCCCCGTGACGGTGCGAGGCCCGGCCCAAGGTGTGCTCGTCACGGTGAGGCGCGGGGCTCGCATCTCCGGTGACGTCCTCGACGCGAAGGACCAGCCGCAGGAGAGCGCGTCCATCTCCCTTTGGGAGAACAGCCCCTCGGACGAACCCGTGCCGTTCCCGGTGCGGACGGTGACCGCGGACGCGCAGGGCCACTTCACGCTCCAGGGCCTGCCGGCGGGCCATTACGTCGTGGAGGCCACGCAGACCGAGGGTGGCGTGGAGCGCACCGCGACCCAGAACCTCGACCTGAGCGACGACGCCGAGGCACAGGTGACCGTGCGGTTCGAAGCGGGATGGTCGCTCGCCGGCGTCGTGGTGGATGGCGCCGGACACCCCATTCCGGATGCCCGACTTCGCGCCACCGTGGCGCAGAACGTCCTCCCCTCCTGGAAGCAAGGCATCGTGTCGACCGGCTACCGGGGTGTCGCCATGCCGCTGGGTGCGCGCACGGGGCCCGATGGTCGCTTCGTCCTGCGCCAACTCATGGCGGACGCGTACGACCTGGAGGTCTTGAAGAGTGACTTCGTCTGTCGAGACGCCAATCCCTGCCAGCGCGTGGAGCGCGGTCAGCCTGAGGCTCGCGTCGTCATGGAGCGCGTGGCTCAGGTGCGAGGACGCGTCGAGGGGCCCGACGGCGCGCCCCTCACCCAATTCTGGGTGAACACACAATCCTTCGCGAACAAGACGGGCACCTTCTCGCTCCCCATCAACGAGACCGGGACCGTGCCCTTCACCATCACCGTGCCCAAGCTCGCGCCCTTGTTCCGCTCGGTGGAGGTGCGCCGCGGCGAGGACGTGGACCTGGGCACCTTGCGCATGGAGCACGGCCGGACGTTGAGCGGACGCGTGGTGGATGCGGAGACCTCTCAGCCGCTGGAGGTCGGCTTGCTGATCTCGGCGCTGAGCAGCGACCCCGACTACCCGCAACAGCACCGGCTCCATCACTCCTCCGCGGATGGGACCTTCCGGCTCGAACACATCTCCACCAGTCCCTTCGCCCTGAAGATTGACGAGCACCGCGCGGGGTATCTGCCCAAGGAACTGGTCATCACTTCCGACATCGAGCAACTCACGGTGAGGATGGAGCGAGGAGCGCGCCTCGAGGTCGACGTGCGCGACGCACACGGACAGCCTCTGCCAGCCACAGTCGAGCTCAACGGCGGCGACCTGGGCGACCGACGCATCGGGCCCGAGGATCCGAAAGTGGTCACGGGACTTCCTCCCGGAGCCTACGTGGTGCGCGCGGACGCCGAGTCCCACGCGCACATTCCCAGTCAAACGGTGACGGTGCCCGCGACCGGCAAGGTCTCCATCACCCTGACCGAGCAGGTGAGGGAGGGCGGAGCCACGTTGAAGGTTCACGTGATGGACCGCAACGTGGAGCAACTGTTGTGGGTCCCCGGCATCGTGCCGTTTCCGCTCACCATGCCTGTCATCGACCAGGTGTTCGACCAAGGCACGCGTCCCGACGCCTGGGAGCCCATGGACATCGCCGTGTTCCATCACCTCCCGCCTGGCCCCTCCACGCTCGTCTTCACCTATTCCTGGGGAGACACCTCCCTCTTCGCCAAGGAGGACATCAACCTCCCCGCGGAGGGCACCGTCACCCGCGAGGTGCGCCCCAAGTGGACGGAAGTGCAGAATCCCTAG
- a CDS encoding SAM-dependent methyltransferase produces MTDERDGMGGATGARRTVHCEDALKWLEASPVLEGCSVVASLPDVSEFPALSVAEWKEWFVRAAGLVLSRVPPNGVAVFYQSDVKKDGAWVDKGYLVSRAAEAAGFETLWHKVVCRRTPGTVTFGRPAFSHLLCFSRDVRVDLAKSSPDVLPDAGEVTWTRGMGVRACQLACRFILEQTTTRTVVDPFCGHGTALAVANAMGLDAVGVELSRKRVRKAKALRATWTPEGLVLSGTGASGPEPEDAD; encoded by the coding sequence ATGACGGATGAACGGGATGGGATGGGCGGCGCGACGGGTGCGCGACGCACGGTGCACTGCGAGGACGCGCTGAAGTGGCTGGAGGCGAGCCCCGTGCTGGAGGGGTGCTCGGTGGTGGCCTCGCTGCCGGACGTGTCCGAGTTCCCCGCGCTCTCGGTGGCCGAGTGGAAGGAGTGGTTCGTGCGCGCGGCGGGGCTCGTGCTGTCGCGCGTGCCTCCGAACGGCGTGGCGGTGTTCTACCAATCCGACGTGAAGAAGGACGGCGCCTGGGTGGACAAGGGCTACCTGGTGTCTCGCGCGGCGGAGGCGGCGGGCTTCGAGACGCTCTGGCACAAGGTGGTGTGCCGACGGACGCCGGGGACGGTGACGTTCGGGCGGCCGGCGTTCTCGCACCTGCTGTGCTTCTCGCGGGACGTGCGCGTGGACCTGGCGAAGTCCTCCCCGGACGTGCTGCCGGACGCGGGCGAGGTGACGTGGACGCGCGGGATGGGCGTGCGCGCGTGCCAGCTGGCGTGCCGCTTCATCCTGGAGCAGACGACCACGCGCACGGTGGTGGACCCCTTCTGCGGACACGGCACCGCGCTGGCCGTGGCCAACGCGATGGGTCTGGACGCGGTGGGGGTGGAGCTCAGCCGCAAGCGCGTGCGCAAGGCCAAGGCCCTGCGCGCGACCTGGACTCCCGAAGGGCTGGTGCTCTCCGGCACGGGCGCCTCGGGCCCGGAGCCCGAGGACGCCGACTGA
- a CDS encoding FAD-dependent monooxygenase has protein sequence MANETFDVVVVGAGPTGLVLASELALGGASVVVLERLEALDPTIKAGSLGVLAAEALERRGLGPAMDEQERQMGEAVAKMVQQSGAKANPLAQGWKKIGGHFAGLFLIDASRQREPERRFRGVNQLGLETMLGAYAQARGVPVRRGQEVLGFTQDDTGVTLEVRSAEGTHTLRCAWLVGCDGGRSAVRKQAGFDFPGTEPTLTGHQAVVELDHPEKLLPLGWRRTPVGMMAYGPTPGRVFLLEFDGPPADRTAPVTREEIERSLRHVSGTDVCVTAVKTATRFTDNARLVTDYRRGRVLLAGDAAHVHSPFGGQGLNLGVMDAVNLGWKLAATVRGHAPEGLLDSYTAERHPVAERVLENTRAQAALMRPDAQTTALRAVISGVMETDEGNRFFGEMMSGVTNRYALGSEHPQVGRQTSNRVATVERGEVHLHALMGEGEGVLLDAGDGAASQLASAWAPRVRAVRVQGETSRLLRPDGCIAWATDGGELTGLHASLSRWFGAPPAP, from the coding sequence ATGGCGAACGAGACATTCGACGTGGTGGTCGTCGGGGCAGGGCCCACGGGGTTGGTGCTCGCGAGTGAGCTGGCGCTGGGCGGGGCCTCCGTGGTGGTGCTGGAGCGGCTGGAGGCCCTGGACCCCACCATCAAGGCGGGCTCGCTGGGCGTGCTGGCGGCGGAGGCGCTGGAGCGGCGCGGGCTGGGGCCGGCGATGGACGAGCAAGAGCGCCAGATGGGCGAGGCCGTGGCGAAGATGGTCCAGCAGTCGGGCGCCAAGGCGAACCCGCTGGCCCAGGGCTGGAAGAAGATTGGCGGCCACTTCGCGGGGCTGTTCCTCATCGACGCGAGCCGGCAGCGCGAGCCGGAGCGGCGCTTCCGCGGCGTGAACCAGCTGGGCCTGGAGACGATGCTGGGGGCGTACGCCCAAGCGCGCGGCGTGCCGGTGCGGCGGGGGCAGGAGGTGCTGGGCTTCACGCAGGACGACACGGGCGTGACGCTGGAGGTCCGCTCGGCGGAGGGCACGCACACGCTGCGGTGCGCGTGGCTGGTGGGCTGCGACGGCGGGCGCAGCGCGGTGCGCAAGCAGGCCGGCTTCGACTTCCCCGGCACCGAGCCCACGCTCACCGGCCATCAGGCCGTGGTGGAGTTGGATCATCCGGAGAAGCTGCTGCCGCTCGGCTGGCGGCGCACGCCGGTGGGGATGATGGCGTATGGCCCCACGCCCGGCCGCGTCTTCCTGCTCGAGTTCGACGGGCCGCCCGCGGACCGCACCGCGCCCGTCACCCGCGAGGAGATTGAGCGGAGCCTGCGGCACGTGAGCGGCACCGACGTGTGCGTGACGGCGGTGAAGACGGCCACCCGCTTCACCGACAACGCGCGCCTGGTCACCGACTACCGGCGCGGGCGCGTGCTGCTCGCGGGCGACGCGGCGCACGTGCACTCGCCCTTCGGCGGACAGGGGTTGAACCTGGGCGTGATGGACGCGGTGAACCTGGGCTGGAAGCTGGCCGCCACGGTGCGGGGCCACGCGCCAGAGGGGCTCCTGGACTCGTACACCGCCGAGCGCCACCCCGTGGCGGAGCGGGTGCTGGAGAACACGCGCGCGCAGGCCGCGCTGATGCGGCCCGACGCCCAGACGACCGCGCTGCGCGCCGTCATCTCCGGCGTCATGGAGACCGACGAGGGCAACCGCTTCTTCGGGGAGATGATGAGCGGCGTCACGAACCGCTACGCGCTGGGCAGCGAGCATCCCCAGGTGGGGCGGCAGACCTCCAACCGCGTCGCGACGGTGGAGCGCGGCGAGGTGCACCTCCACGCGCTGATGGGCGAGGGCGAGGGCGTGCTGCTCGACGCGGGCGACGGCGCCGCGTCCCAGCTCGCGAGCGCCTGGGCCCCGCGCGTGCGCGCCGTGCGTGTCCAGGGAGAGACGTCCCGGCTGCTGCGCCCGGATGGCTGCATCGCCTGGGCGACAGACGGCGGCGAGCTGACGGGGCTGCACGCGTCCCTGTCGCGCTGGTTCGGCGCGCCCCCCGCGCCGTAG
- a CDS encoding tetratricopeptide repeat protein gives MAKANPDGELRESGQPLPACAQGLALLTLGRVEEAREVLEAALARSPLSIEVRRTLARLRAAMGDGAGAQRLLEGAVQLAPRDMATVCDLVLLYARQRDGMARARRLLDAALEVNETEALTHLTYARVVAQDAPTQALFHARQALAHGDGEVREAAAWWVRRLAS, from the coding sequence ATGGCGAAGGCGAACCCGGACGGGGAGCTGCGCGAGAGCGGTCAGCCGCTGCCGGCGTGCGCGCAGGGGCTGGCGCTGCTGACGCTGGGCCGGGTGGAGGAGGCCCGGGAGGTGCTGGAGGCGGCGCTGGCGCGCTCGCCCTTGTCCATCGAGGTGCGCCGCACGCTGGCCCGGCTCCGGGCGGCCATGGGCGATGGCGCGGGTGCCCAGCGGCTGCTGGAGGGCGCGGTGCAGCTCGCCCCGCGTGACATGGCCACGGTGTGCGACCTGGTCCTGCTCTACGCGCGGCAGCGGGACGGCATGGCGCGCGCGCGGCGGTTGCTGGATGCCGCACTGGAAGTGAATGAGACGGAGGCGCTGACGCACCTCACGTATGCGCGCGTGGTGGCGCAGGACGCGCCGACGCAGGCGCTGTTTCACGCGCGCCAGGCGCTGGCCCACGGCGACGGCGAGGTGCGCGAGGCCGCGGCGTGGTGGGTGCGCCGCCTGGCGAGCTAG
- a CDS encoding methyltransferase domain-containing protein gives MRESSASLGEALPLAPRPGRGPRVHDHAGMVEGLPPPGLDAATLRGLIQAAQEALLTELARAMGPLPHPIELLDLGCVRGGSPVYWAARHDAQVTAVTSVPSHVDIVRRRAQATGLGTRVRTLLGEPREVLGRARFDAVVAVEGGRAQPRADWFRQARALLHPGGILAVADCFQGPRTGGVDAELDEARAAGLEVEARRDVSSRVVGFWTLTSELLARETASARHAPREAQREHLSLQQGLLDGRLEYALLVLRRRD, from the coding sequence ATGAGGGAATCGAGCGCGTCGCTCGGGGAGGCGTTGCCCCTCGCGCCCAGACCCGGACGGGGTCCTCGGGTGCACGACCACGCGGGGATGGTGGAGGGGCTGCCACCGCCGGGACTGGACGCGGCCACGCTGCGCGGTCTCATCCAAGCCGCGCAGGAGGCCCTGCTCACGGAGTTGGCGCGCGCCATGGGGCCGCTGCCCCACCCCATCGAGCTGCTGGACCTGGGCTGCGTGCGCGGCGGGAGCCCGGTGTACTGGGCGGCGCGCCACGACGCGCAAGTGACGGCGGTGACGAGCGTGCCCTCGCACGTGGACATCGTGCGCCGCCGCGCCCAGGCCACGGGATTGGGGACGCGGGTGCGCACGCTGCTGGGCGAGCCTCGGGAGGTGCTCGGCCGCGCGCGCTTCGACGCGGTGGTGGCCGTGGAGGGAGGTCGCGCCCAGCCACGCGCCGACTGGTTCCGTCAGGCCCGCGCGCTGCTCCACCCGGGCGGCATCCTGGCCGTGGCGGATTGCTTCCAGGGGCCCCGGACAGGAGGCGTGGACGCGGAGCTGGACGAGGCGCGCGCCGCGGGGCTCGAGGTGGAAGCGCGGCGGGATGTGTCCTCGCGCGTGGTGGGCTTCTGGACACTCACCTCGGAGCTGCTCGCTCGCGAGACGGCCTCGGCGAGACACGCGCCGCGCGAGGCCCAACGCGAGCACCTGTCCTTGCAGCAGGGCTTGCTCGACGGGCGGCTCGAGTACGCGCTGCTCGTCCTGCGACGGCGCGACTGA
- a CDS encoding TetR family transcriptional regulator, with translation MAEDEGLRARKRRETRKMISDVATGLFLARGFDAVTVAEVAAAANVSKMTVFNYFPRKEDLFFDRQEEGVELLRQAFQERRKGASPVAVLRALARSLVESDHAFVKMSAGVAGFWRMVAESPALRARLREMGEEAEAVLVAELTGQVGAPPEDPIARLLAAQVVAAIRVAYSEGLRQMAKGEAPEVARAAVVELFERGLAMMSASARGTPYA, from the coding sequence ATGGCGGAAGACGAGGGACTGCGGGCGCGCAAGCGGCGCGAGACGCGGAAGATGATTTCGGATGTGGCGACGGGGCTGTTCCTGGCGCGCGGCTTCGACGCGGTGACGGTGGCCGAGGTGGCGGCGGCGGCGAACGTCTCCAAGATGACCGTGTTCAACTACTTCCCGCGCAAGGAGGACCTCTTCTTCGACCGGCAGGAGGAGGGCGTCGAGCTGTTGCGGCAGGCGTTCCAGGAGCGCCGCAAGGGGGCGTCGCCGGTCGCGGTGCTGCGCGCGCTGGCGCGGTCGCTGGTGGAGAGCGACCACGCGTTCGTGAAGATGAGCGCGGGCGTGGCGGGGTTCTGGCGCATGGTGGCCGAGAGCCCGGCGCTGCGAGCGCGGCTGCGCGAGATGGGCGAGGAGGCGGAGGCGGTGTTGGTGGCGGAGCTGACCGGACAGGTGGGCGCGCCCCCTGAGGACCCCATCGCCCGGCTGCTGGCCGCCCAGGTGGTCGCGGCCATCCGGGTCGCCTACAGCGAGGGGCTCCGTCAAATGGCGAAGGGCGAGGCTCCGGAGGTGGCCCGCGCCGCGGTCGTGGAGCTGTTCGAGCGCGGGCTGGCCATGATGAGCGCGAGCGCGCGGGGCACGCCCTACGCCTGA
- a CDS encoding molybdopterin-dependent oxidoreductase, with amino-acid sequence MERFNLRAQTALFNPERLAPEEPLSALTPPGHFPAYFISPQVPQAPVNWALKVGGLVARPSVLTSEDLRRLPRTDLRVRHHCVEGWSAVASWHGVRVRDVAEAVGADPRAGYVEFRSFDMGYASSWDRPSAMHAQTLLAYGMNGEPLPAAHGAPLRLYSAVKLGYKMVKYLTEVNFLPEPTGGYWEDQGYEWFAGV; translated from the coding sequence ATGGAGCGCTTCAACCTGCGTGCGCAGACGGCCCTGTTCAACCCGGAGCGGCTGGCGCCCGAGGAGCCCCTCTCCGCGCTCACGCCGCCCGGGCACTTCCCCGCCTACTTCATCTCGCCCCAGGTCCCACAGGCTCCCGTGAACTGGGCACTGAAGGTCGGCGGGCTCGTCGCGCGGCCGAGCGTGCTGACCTCGGAGGACCTGCGCCGACTGCCGCGCACCGACCTGCGCGTGCGCCACCACTGCGTGGAGGGCTGGAGCGCGGTGGCGTCATGGCACGGCGTGCGCGTGCGCGACGTGGCCGAGGCCGTGGGCGCGGACCCTCGCGCGGGCTACGTGGAGTTCCGCTCGTTCGACATGGGCTACGCGTCGTCGTGGGACCGGCCCAGCGCGATGCACGCGCAGACGCTGCTCGCCTACGGGATGAATGGCGAGCCCTTGCCCGCCGCGCACGGCGCGCCGCTGCGCCTCTATTCGGCGGTGAAGCTGGGCTACAAGATGGTGAAGTACCTCACCGAGGTGAACTTCCTGCCCGAGCCCACCGGGGGCTACTGGGAGGACCAGGGCTACGAGTGGTTCGCGGGCGTCTAG
- a CDS encoding DNA repair exonuclease yields MRFSFVHAADLHLDTPFRGVASQAPLLNRFQSATFQALTRIVDLCLRERVAFLLLAGDLFDVRDRSVRARLALRRELTRLDTAGIQTFIVHGNHDPLSGDTGTLGLPASVKVFGPEWEDVEVRREGRRLCRVQGVSYPDVEVRENLSARFRRTGPDFSVGLLHTNLGGAEGHANYAPCTSAELAARGLDYWALGHVHTRAEHLLAGGGVAVYPGNPQGRHVHETGERGCVLVEVEDGATRRSFVPVDRVRWHRLELPLTGVKSLDALQALARELVDSRCANELDGHAVRLTLVGRGPLHRELARPGALAQLEVDLREQFAHGHPPVLLESLRDGTRPELDLDAVRAAGGFMGTLLTEAEALAHDENALTALWHDEELASLGQRLKRLGVDTLEAPRPELLARAGQHVVEHLHEETP; encoded by the coding sequence ATGCGTTTCTCCTTCGTCCACGCCGCCGACCTGCACCTGGATACGCCGTTTCGCGGAGTGGCGTCGCAGGCGCCCCTGCTCAACCGCTTCCAGTCCGCCACCTTCCAGGCCCTCACCCGCATCGTCGACTTGTGTCTCCGCGAGCGCGTCGCCTTCCTGCTCCTCGCGGGCGACCTCTTCGACGTGCGCGACCGCTCCGTGCGCGCTCGCCTCGCGCTGCGACGCGAGCTGACTCGCCTGGACACCGCGGGCATCCAGACCTTCATCGTCCACGGGAATCATGATCCGCTCAGCGGCGACACCGGCACGCTGGGACTCCCCGCCTCCGTGAAGGTCTTCGGCCCCGAGTGGGAGGACGTGGAGGTCCGCCGCGAAGGCCGCCGCCTGTGCCGCGTGCAGGGCGTGTCCTATCCAGACGTCGAGGTGCGCGAGAACCTCTCCGCGCGCTTCCGTCGCACCGGCCCCGACTTCTCCGTGGGCCTGCTGCACACCAACCTGGGCGGCGCGGAGGGCCACGCCAACTACGCACCGTGCACGAGCGCGGAGCTGGCCGCGCGCGGACTCGACTACTGGGCCCTGGGCCACGTGCACACGCGCGCCGAGCACCTGCTCGCCGGTGGAGGCGTGGCCGTCTACCCAGGCAACCCGCAGGGCCGACACGTTCACGAGACCGGCGAGCGCGGCTGCGTGCTCGTCGAGGTCGAGGACGGCGCCACCCGCCGCAGCTTCGTGCCCGTGGACCGCGTGCGCTGGCACCGGCTGGAGCTGCCCCTCACGGGCGTGAAGTCGCTCGACGCGCTGCAGGCCCTGGCTCGCGAGCTGGTGGACTCACGCTGCGCCAACGAGCTGGATGGCCACGCGGTGCGACTCACCCTCGTGGGACGCGGCCCGCTGCATCGCGAGCTGGCGCGCCCAGGTGCACTCGCGCAGCTCGAAGTGGACCTGCGCGAGCAGTTCGCCCACGGCCACCCGCCCGTGCTGCTGGAGTCGCTGCGCGATGGCACGCGCCCGGAGCTGGACCTGGACGCGGTGCGCGCCGCGGGCGGCTTCATGGGCACGCTGCTCACCGAGGCCGAGGCCCTGGCGCACGACGAGAACGCGCTGACGGCGCTGTGGCATGACGAGGAGCTGGCCAGCCTGGGGCAGCGGCTCAAGCGGCTGGGCGTGGACACGCTCGAGGCACCGCGCCCGGAGCTGCTCGCGCGCGCGGGCCAGCACGTGGTGGAGCACCTTCACGAGGAGACGCCGTGA